Part of the Pyricularia oryzae 70-15 chromosome 3, whole genome shotgun sequence genome, GTACCGCCGGACCGTGTCCGACTTTCTCCGCCAGGGCATCACCACCGCCTCGTACTACGCCTCGCGCCACGAGGCCGCCACCAGGATCCTGGCCGACGAGTGCCACCGCCAGGGCCAGCGCGCCCTCGTCGGCAAGTGCAACATGGACGCGCGCTCGCCCGACTTTCTGCGCGACGAGAGCGCCGAGCACTCCCTCCGCGAGACCGAGGCCTGCGTCGCCCACATCCGGGGCCTCGACGGCTGCGCGGCGGCCCACGGCGACGCGGCCCTCGTTCGCCCCGTCTTGACCCCGCGCTTTGCCATCTCGTGCACGCCCGACCTGCTCCGCGGCCTGGGCGACATGGCCAAGCGCGAGAACCTGCCGGTGCAGACGCACTTCAACGAGGCCCGGCAGGAGGTTGACGCAACGCGCGACCTCTTCCCCGAGTTCAAGGGGAGCGAGGCCGATCTGTACGAGCACTTTGGGCTGCTTGGGAGCCAGTCCATCCTCGCGCACTGCACCGTCATGAACGACTATGAGACGAAACGGATCCGGGAACTCGACTGCGGTGTCGCGCATTGCCCCGTCGCCAACATGACGGTGCGTGGCGGGTTTATGGCCGCGCCGATTCGGGACTTTCTGAGGCGGGGCATCAAAGTCGGCCTGGGGACTGatagcggcggcggctggtcCAACTCGATGCTGGTCGTGATGCGGCTGGCCATGATTACCAGTAATGCGCGGGAGGTGTTGACAGAAGGGAAGGACAAGGCCATTTCGCTGGAAGAGGTCCTTTACCTGGCTACAATGGGCGGAGCTAGGGTCTGTGGCCTGGAAAAACGTATTGGAATCTTCAAGGTCGGCAAGGAGTTTGATGCAATTTGGGCAACCGCAGCTCCTGCAAGGGGTGTTCAATCGGCCATGACACCaatggaggaggatgatGGGCTGAGGAGGTTGTTTGAAAAGTTTATCATGACTGGCGACGATCGCAACATCTTGCGTGTATACGTGCGAGGCAGACAGGTGGCTGGCCAAGAGTAGGCTAATATCAGCCTTCGTTCTGATGTCTTTGGTTAGTATACATGTTGACACATCTGCTTTCCAGATGGATACGAATTTGATGCCAAAAAGGGGCTATTGGTTTTGTTGTTAACCTACCCAGTGTCCGGGACATGCTGAAACCATCTTGGAGGAGGACTTGACCTTGACCTATCCCCTCGCAATGGACATATTCCGACGATATTACGAAATTCTAGTCGAGGTCGTGATGCTTTGATGTTGAGGGAAAACGACACTTTGTAGATGTCAAGATATGTAGATAGTGGCATGAACGGGTAGGTTGTCAGATGGGCGCAAAAGCAAGTTGCAATGTGTAACTAGCAGATAGGGTAGATGTTACGGGGGCTGGTGCGTCGGTCAGCAAAGTAATGTCGTATTTGGTCAGCTCATGATAAAGTTAGGCCCTAGATAATTATATTAAGCAAGAAACATTAAAGCAAATAAATCCCAAGAATCTTAAAGCCGGCTCATGATGAACCATTGTCGTGACCTGTGGTTACGTGTAGATACTCTCAGTCCACTGGTTGACCTGCAACCCCGTCTCTGCCATCTCCGCCTCGCTAAGGAACTCAAGTGGCATCCACACCAAGTGTCCCTTGATCTTGTCGAGCTTCTCCCTAACATCCTCGGGCGGGATGAAGCGGTCAAAAATGTGACCGGTCTTGATGCCTTTTGCTGGTCGGAAATGATCGTAGTCTTCAAAGGTTTTGACTAGAAAAGGGAGCGTACCCAAAGTTAGCTAAAATGCCTAGCAATGTGTATCATATCAAGCACAACAGAGCTTACCATGATCGTCAGGGTCTGCGTGGAACAGGTGCCTGAAGATGTCCGTGTTCTCCGTCGCCTGACCGGTCCAGGTCTCCCACAACTTTTCGTCGAGCGGGTCCTCGACAAACTTCCACGT contains:
- a CDS encoding guanine deaminase → METTMASNDQAQVFQGSMIFSETPEKLAMHENATLVVTNGTITAFHAMTPDSITIPPGARVHRLPPGDFLMPGFVDTHNHAPQWPMRGLGQGLHILDWLSEVTFPFEARFADAAYAADQYRRTVSDFLRQGITTASYYASRHEAATRILADECHRQGQRALVGKCNMDARSPDFLRDESAEHSLRETEACVAHIRGLDGCAAAHGDAALVRPVLTPRFAISCTPDLLRGLGDMAKRENLPVQTHFNEARQEVDATRDLFPEFKGSEADLYEHFGLLGSQSILAHCTVMNDYETKRIRELDCGVAHCPVANMTVRGGFMAAPIRDFLRRGIKVGLGTDSGGGWSNSMLVVMRLAMITSNAREVLTEGKDKAISLEEVLYLATMGGARVCGLEKRIGIFKVGKEFDAIWATAAPARGVQSAMTPMEEDDGLRRLFEKFIMTGDDRNILRVYVRGRQVAGQE